One part of the Truepera radiovictrix DSM 17093 genome encodes these proteins:
- a CDS encoding DEAD/DEAH box helicase produces the protein MPQPSRLTFDRGTLILHLPPAGHSWVQFATWDDRIERFRLPALAYRPFLEAMRAEGVAVVDKARAFGALQLTPATEVTPFAHQLEALRAWKRSGRRGVVVLPTGSGKTYLAQLAMQATPRSTLVVVPTLDLMHQWYAHLRAAFPDVEVGLLGGGSKDRTPLLIATYDSAAMHAETLGNRYGLLVFDECHHLPGAFYRAVAEYALAPYRLGLSATLERSDGKHADLERLIGPVVLRRTPAELAGGALAEHRVVQIRVKLSAAERARYDALIGTRNAFLAQQGISLGTLSGWGRFVRASARSKAGRAAMLAHREARAIAFGTEGKLRVLADLLRRHFPERTLVFTDDNATVYRVSQDFLIPAITHQTKVKERHEILARFRSGAYPVLVTSRVLNEGVDVPAAKVAVVLSGTGSTREYVQRLGRILRRGEGKLAVLYEVVAEGTSEEGVSRRRRGERPEAPPRFERIGDEETVTLDDLGAPGP, from the coding sequence GTGCCGCAGCCTAGCAGGCTCACCTTCGACAGGGGCACGCTGATCCTCCACCTTCCCCCCGCCGGCCACAGCTGGGTTCAGTTCGCCACCTGGGACGACCGCATCGAGCGGTTTCGCCTCCCCGCCCTCGCCTACCGCCCCTTTTTGGAGGCGATGCGCGCCGAGGGGGTGGCGGTCGTGGACAAGGCGCGCGCCTTTGGCGCGCTGCAGCTCACGCCCGCTACCGAGGTAACGCCCTTTGCCCACCAGCTCGAGGCGCTTCGGGCCTGGAAGCGCTCGGGGCGCCGCGGGGTGGTGGTGCTGCCGACCGGCTCGGGAAAGACCTACCTGGCGCAGCTCGCCATGCAGGCGACCCCGCGCAGCACCCTCGTGGTGGTGCCCACCTTGGACCTCATGCACCAGTGGTACGCGCACCTCAGGGCCGCTTTTCCGGACGTCGAGGTCGGGCTCTTGGGCGGGGGTTCAAAGGACCGCACGCCGCTTCTTATCGCCACCTACGACAGCGCCGCGATGCACGCCGAAACCCTCGGCAACCGCTACGGCCTTCTCGTGTTCGACGAGTGCCACCACCTGCCGGGGGCGTTCTACCGCGCCGTCGCCGAGTACGCGCTCGCCCCCTACCGCTTGGGGCTCTCCGCGACGCTCGAGCGGAGTGACGGCAAGCACGCGGACTTAGAGCGGCTCATCGGGCCCGTCGTGCTGCGCCGCACCCCCGCGGAGCTCGCCGGCGGCGCTTTGGCCGAGCACCGGGTCGTGCAGATCCGAGTCAAGCTCTCGGCCGCGGAGCGCGCGCGCTACGACGCCCTCATAGGGACGCGCAACGCCTTTTTAGCGCAGCAGGGGATCAGCCTGGGCACGCTGTCGGGTTGGGGCCGCTTCGTCCGGGCGAGCGCGCGCTCCAAGGCGGGGCGCGCGGCCATGCTGGCGCACCGCGAAGCGCGCGCCATCGCCTTCGGTACCGAGGGGAAGCTGCGCGTCTTAGCCGACCTGCTGCGGCGGCACTTCCCCGAGCGGACGCTCGTCTTCACCGACGACAACGCGACCGTCTACCGCGTGTCGCAGGACTTTTTGATTCCGGCCATCACCCACCAGACGAAGGTCAAGGAGCGGCACGAGATCCTCGCACGCTTCCGGAGCGGCGCGTACCCGGTGCTGGTGACCTCCAGGGTGCTCAACGAAGGGGTCGACGTGCCGGCGGCGAAGGTCGCGGTGGTGCTTTCGGGAACGGGTTCGACGCGCGAGTACGTGCAGCGCTTGGGCCGCATTTTGCGGCGCGGCGAGGGGAAGCTCGCGGTGCTCTACGAGGTCGTCGCCGAGGGTACCAGCGAGGAGGGGGTGTCGCGGCGGCGGCGCGGGGAGCGGCCGGAGGCCCCCCCGCGCTTCGAGCGCATCGGCGACGAGGAGACCGTCACCCTAGACGACCTCGGCGCGCCGGGGCCCTAG
- the msrB gene encoding peptide-methionine (R)-S-oxide reductase MsrB yields MDSQKRDENAPQQNPNLTPEQIYVLRHEGTERPGSSPLNYEKRPGTYYCAGCGAPLFTSATKYDSGSGWPSFYAPIEGSIETKVDYKLLVPRTEYHCARCGGHQGHVFGDGPEPTGLRYCNNGVALTFVPDDPEDTAAER; encoded by the coding sequence ATGGACTCGCAAAAGCGCGACGAGAACGCCCCCCAACAAAACCCCAACCTCACCCCCGAGCAGATCTACGTGCTCCGCCACGAGGGTACCGAACGGCCGGGCTCGAGCCCCCTCAACTATGAGAAGCGCCCCGGCACCTACTACTGCGCGGGGTGCGGCGCGCCGCTCTTTACCTCGGCGACCAAGTACGACTCCGGTTCGGGGTGGCCGAGCTTTTACGCGCCGATAGAGGGCAGCATTGAGACCAAAGTCGACTACAAGCTCCTGGTTCCCCGCACCGAGTACCACTGCGCGCGCTGCGGCGGCCACCAGGGGCACGTCTTCGGCGACGGTCCGGAGCCGACCGGGTTGCGCTACTGCAACAACGGGGTGGCGCTGACCTTCGTCCCGGACGACCCGGAGGACACGGCGGCCGAGAGGTAG